A region of Salvelinus alpinus chromosome 24, SLU_Salpinus.1, whole genome shotgun sequence DNA encodes the following proteins:
- the LOC139552415 gene encoding uncharacterized protein isoform X4, protein MRVGVPIFLFLAAAGFHTALTASLESAEKEDTFGEEVGLEQLSNLQKRDQEEFEAAQMSEAVQDENTEEENDTLEEGMTDRDGNVEADQHESESDEDVDCMRQKREHLEANVEEADETTNLTEVE, encoded by the exons ATGAGAGTCGGAGTGCCCATATTCCTCTTTTTGGCTGCAGCAGGATTCCATACTG CTCTGACCGCATCCTTGGAATCGGCAGAAAAAGAAGACACATTTGGTGAGGAAG TGGGGCTGGAGCAGCTAAGCAACCTGCAAAAGAGAG ATCAGGAGGAGTTTGAAGCAGCTCAAATGAGTG AGGCTGTTCAAGATGAAAATACTG AGGAGGAGAATGACACTCTGGAAGAGGGCATGA CAGACAGAGACGGAAACGTTGAGGCAGACCAACATG AGTCTGAGTCTGATGAGGATGTAGATT GTATGAGGCAAAAGCGAG AACACCTCGAAGCCAACGTTGAAGAAGCAGATGAGACTACGAATTTAA CTGAGGTAGAGTGA
- the LOC139552415 gene encoding tripartite motif-containing protein 44-like isoform X6, with translation MRVGVPIFLFLAAAGFHTALTASLESAEKEDTFVGLEQLSNLQKRDQEEFEAAQMSEAVQDENTEEENDTLEEGMTDRDGNVEADQHESESDEDVDCMRQKREHLEANVEEADETTNLTEVE, from the exons ATGAGAGTCGGAGTGCCCATATTCCTCTTTTTGGCTGCAGCAGGATTCCATACTG CTCTGACCGCATCCTTGGAATCGGCAGAAAAAGAAGACACATTTG TGGGGCTGGAGCAGCTAAGCAACCTGCAAAAGAGAG ATCAGGAGGAGTTTGAAGCAGCTCAAATGAGTG AGGCTGTTCAAGATGAAAATACTG AGGAGGAGAATGACACTCTGGAAGAGGGCATGA CAGACAGAGACGGAAACGTTGAGGCAGACCAACATG AGTCTGAGTCTGATGAGGATGTAGATT GTATGAGGCAAAAGCGAG AACACCTCGAAGCCAACGTTGAAGAAGCAGATGAGACTACGAATTTAA CTGAGGTAGAGTGA
- the LOC139552415 gene encoding uncharacterized protein isoform X3, whose amino-acid sequence MRVGVPIFLFLAAAGFHTALTASLESAEKEDTFVGLEQLSNLQKRDQEEFEAAQMSATDDAHSEDVQYLEAVQDENTEEENDTLEEGMTDRDGNVEADQHESESDEDVDCMRQKREHLEANVEEADETTNLTEVE is encoded by the exons ATGAGAGTCGGAGTGCCCATATTCCTCTTTTTGGCTGCAGCAGGATTCCATACTG CTCTGACCGCATCCTTGGAATCGGCAGAAAAAGAAGACACATTTG TGGGGCTGGAGCAGCTAAGCAACCTGCAAAAGAGAG ATCAGGAGGAGTTTGAAGCAGCTCAAATGAGTG CCACAGATGATGCACACAGTGAGGATGTACAGTACTTGG AGGCTGTTCAAGATGAAAATACTG AGGAGGAGAATGACACTCTGGAAGAGGGCATGA CAGACAGAGACGGAAACGTTGAGGCAGACCAACATG AGTCTGAGTCTGATGAGGATGTAGATT GTATGAGGCAAAAGCGAG AACACCTCGAAGCCAACGTTGAAGAAGCAGATGAGACTACGAATTTAA CTGAGGTAGAGTGA
- the LOC139552415 gene encoding uncharacterized protein isoform X5 codes for MRVGVPIFLFLAAAGFHTALTASLESAEKEDTFGEEVGLEQLSNLQKRDQEEFEAAQMSEAVQDENTEEENDTLEEGMNRDGNVEADQHESESDEDVDCMRQKREHLEANVEEADETTNLTEVE; via the exons ATGAGAGTCGGAGTGCCCATATTCCTCTTTTTGGCTGCAGCAGGATTCCATACTG CTCTGACCGCATCCTTGGAATCGGCAGAAAAAGAAGACACATTTGGTGAGGAAG TGGGGCTGGAGCAGCTAAGCAACCTGCAAAAGAGAG ATCAGGAGGAGTTTGAAGCAGCTCAAATGAGTG AGGCTGTTCAAGATGAAAATACTG AGGAGGAGAATGACACTCTGGAAGAGGGCATGA ACAGAGACGGAAACGTTGAGGCAGACCAACATG AGTCTGAGTCTGATGAGGATGTAGATT GTATGAGGCAAAAGCGAG AACACCTCGAAGCCAACGTTGAAGAAGCAGATGAGACTACGAATTTAA CTGAGGTAGAGTGA
- the LOC139552415 gene encoding uncharacterized protein isoform X1: MRVGVPIFLFLAAAGFHTALTASLESAEKEDTFGEEVGLEQLSNLQKRDQEEFEAAQMSATDDAHSEDVQYLEAVQDENTEEENDTLEEGMTDRDGNVEADQHESESDEDVDCMRQKREHLEANVEEADETTNLTEVE; encoded by the exons ATGAGAGTCGGAGTGCCCATATTCCTCTTTTTGGCTGCAGCAGGATTCCATACTG CTCTGACCGCATCCTTGGAATCGGCAGAAAAAGAAGACACATTTGGTGAGGAAG TGGGGCTGGAGCAGCTAAGCAACCTGCAAAAGAGAG ATCAGGAGGAGTTTGAAGCAGCTCAAATGAGTG CCACAGATGATGCACACAGTGAGGATGTACAGTACTTGG AGGCTGTTCAAGATGAAAATACTG AGGAGGAGAATGACACTCTGGAAGAGGGCATGA CAGACAGAGACGGAAACGTTGAGGCAGACCAACATG AGTCTGAGTCTGATGAGGATGTAGATT GTATGAGGCAAAAGCGAG AACACCTCGAAGCCAACGTTGAAGAAGCAGATGAGACTACGAATTTAA CTGAGGTAGAGTGA
- the LOC139552414 gene encoding sodium-dependent phosphate transporter 1-B-like has protein sequence MVSTTLATLTLTGTTLGIMAQVTGGQLTDYMWLLIVGFIIAFILAFSVGANDVANSFGTAVGSGVVTLRQACILATIFETVGSVLLGAKVSETIRKGIIDVGMYNGSEHVLMAGSVSAMFGSAVWQLVASFLKLPISGTHCIVGATIGFSLVAKGQHGVRWLELLRIVASWFLSPLLSGIMSGVLFYFVRMFILHKKDPVPNGLKALPVFYAVTMMINLFSIIFTGAPMLGFDKVPWWGTLLISLACGVLTALLVWFIVCPRLKKKIERKIKSSSPSESPLMDKRELSEEPVPCTILKPVPEEPPSPPSPVDPDSPFPADPDSPSQLPQEERRVTFDIGDSDDGDNKECKESENGNVNVQKVQFSNGPAHVPSNGYSQYHTVHKDSGLYKDLLHKLHLAKVGDCMGEAGDRPIRRNNSYTSYTMAIIGMHGDFRPKEGEFHASEDKGTEEKKKRVRMDSYTSYCNAVAEHGAPEGLGEAEVTLEMGEEDAGSSRSSLEEDRQDRDRPEVSELFRFLQILTACFGSFAHGGNDVSNAIGPLVALWLVYNSGSVNSSAPTPIWLLLYGGVGICLGLWVWGRRVIQTMGKDLTPITPSSGFSIELASALTVVVASNIGLPVSTTHCKVGSVVAVGWLRSRKGVDWRLFRNIFLAWFVTVPISGLISAAIMALFTYVIL, from the exons ATGGTTTCGACAACTCTCGCCACCCTCACCCTGACGGGCACCACACTAGGAATAATGGCCCAGGTCACTGGTGGACAACTGACAGACTACATGTGGCTCCTCATAGTTGGCTTTATCATCGCCTTCATCCTAGCCTTTTCTGTGGGGGCCAATGACGTGGCGAACTCATTTGGCACGGCAGTGGGCTCTGGAGTGGTCACCTTGCGGCAGGCCTGCATCCTGGCCACTATCTTTGAGACCGTTGGCTCTGTGCTTCTGGGAGCCAAGGTCAGCGAGACCATCCGCAAGGGCATCATTGATGTTGGCATGTACAACGGCTCTGAACACGTGCTGATGGCTGGCTCTGTCAGTGCCATGTTTG GTTCTGCAGTATGGCAGTTGGTGGCCTCTTTTCTCAAGCTGCCGATCTCAGGTACCCACTGCATTGTGGGTGCTACCATTGGCTTCTCTCTGGTGGCCAAAGGTCAACATGGGGTCAGGTGGCTGGAACTCCTCCGGATTG TTGCCTCCTGgttcctctccccccttctgtctgGCATCATGTCAGGCGTCCTTTTCTACTTTGTACGTATGTTCATCTTGCACAAG AAAGACCCAGTGCCCAACGGTCTGAAGGCCCTGCCTGTCTTCTATGCTGTCACCATGATGATCAACCTGTTCTCCATCATTTTCACTGGAGCTCCAA TGCTTGGATTTGACAAGGTCCCATGGTGGGGCACACTGCTCATCTCTTTGGCCTGTGGTGTGCTTACCGCCCTGTTGGTCTGGTTCATTGTCTGCCCACGCCTCAAGAAGAAGATTGAAC GAAAAATCAAGTCTTCCAGCCCCTCTGAGAGCCCACTGATGGATAAGAGGGAACTGAGTGAGGAGCCTGTACCCTGTACCATCCTGAAGCCTGTCCCTGAGGAGCCCCCTTCACCCCCCTCCCCCGTTGACCCAGACTCCCCCTTCCCTGCTGACCCAGACTCCCCCTCCCAGCTTCCCCAAGAGGAGCGCAGGGTAACCTTTGACATTGGAGATTCTGATGATGGCGACAACAAGGAATGCAAGGAGTCTGAGAATGGCAACGTCAATG TCCAAAAAGTGCAGTTTAGTAACGGCCCAGCCCACGTCCCCAGCAACGGTTACAGCCAGTACCACACTGTGCACAAGGACTCTGGCCTCTACAAGGACCTGCTGCACAAGCTCCACCTTGCCAAGGTAGGCGACTGCATGGGCGAGGCGGGCGACAGACCCATCCGCCGCAACAACAGCTACACCTCTTACACCATGGCCATCATCGGCATGCACGGGGACTTCCGGCCCAAAGAGGGTGAGTTCCACGCCAGCGAGGACAAGGGtacagaggagaagaagaagcgtGTACGCATGGACAGCTACACCAGCTACTGCAACGCTGTGGCTGAGCACGGGGCTCCTGAGGGCCTGGGGGAGGCAGAGGTGACtctggagatgggagaggaggacGCTGGCAGCAGCCGCAGCTCTCTGGAGGAGGATAGGCAGGACCGGGACCGCCCTGAGGTCTCTGAGCTCTTCAGGTTTCTCCAGATCCTCACTGCCTGCTTCGGCTCCTTTGCCCATGGAGGAAATGACGTCAG CAATGCCATTGGTCCCTTGGTAGCTCTGTGGCTGGTTTACAATAGTGGTTCGGTCAACTCCAGCGCCCCGACACCCATCTGGCTGCTGTTGTACGGAGGAGTTGGCATCTGCCTCGGGCTCTGGGTGTGGGGTCGCAGGGTTATCCAGACCATGGGCAAGGACCTCACCCCCATCACTCCCTCCAG TGGTTTCAGCATTGAACTTGCCTCAGCCCTGACCGTTGTGGTTGCCTCCAACATTGGCTTGCCTGTCTCCACCACCCACTGTAAG GTGGGCTCTGTGGTAGCGGTTGGCTGGCTGCGCTCCAGGAAGGGTGTGGACTGGCGTCTTTTCCGGAACATCTTTCTGGCCTGGTTTGTTACTGTGCCCATTTCAGGCCTGATCAGCGCTGCCATCATGGCCCTCTTCACCTACGTCATCCTGTGA
- the LOC139552417 gene encoding protein FAM136A-like, with the protein MAEEHQARVQKTIEDMVQSLERDHIRKMQGLMFKCSAECCERSTDSMSQVHTCIERCHAPLAQAQGLVTNELEKFQDRLTRCTMHCNDKARDLFDSGAKEPAVRAMMENCVGSCVDDHINLIPSMTHRLKENLDSIPQ; encoded by the exons ATGGCAGAGGAGCATCAAGCTCGTGTACAGAAAACCATAGAGGATATGGTTCAAAGTTTAGAACGGGACCACATCCGCAAGATGCAA GGACTCATGTTCAAGTGCAGTGCAGAGTGCTGTGAGCGCTCCACAGACTCCATGTCGCAGGTGCACACTTGTATTGAACGCTGCCACGCTCCTCTGGCGCAGGCTCAAGGACTAGTGACCAATGAACTAGAGAAATTTCAG GACCGGCTGACCAGGTGCACCATGCATTGCAATGACAAGGCCAGGGACCTGTTTGACTCTGGTGCCAAGGAGCCAGCCGTGCGGGCCATGATGGAGAACTGCGTGGGCAGCTGTGTGGACGACCACATCAACCTGATCCCCAGCATGACGCACAGACTCAAAGAGAACCTGGACTCTATTCCACAGTGA
- the LOC139552415 gene encoding uncharacterized protein isoform X2 codes for MRVGVPIFLFLAAAGFHTALTASLESAEKEDTFGEEVGLEQLSNLQKRDQEEFEAAQMSATDDAHSEDVQYLEAVQDENTEEENDTLEEGMNRDGNVEADQHESESDEDVDCMRQKREHLEANVEEADETTNLTEVE; via the exons ATGAGAGTCGGAGTGCCCATATTCCTCTTTTTGGCTGCAGCAGGATTCCATACTG CTCTGACCGCATCCTTGGAATCGGCAGAAAAAGAAGACACATTTGGTGAGGAAG TGGGGCTGGAGCAGCTAAGCAACCTGCAAAAGAGAG ATCAGGAGGAGTTTGAAGCAGCTCAAATGAGTG CCACAGATGATGCACACAGTGAGGATGTACAGTACTTGG AGGCTGTTCAAGATGAAAATACTG AGGAGGAGAATGACACTCTGGAAGAGGGCATGA ACAGAGACGGAAACGTTGAGGCAGACCAACATG AGTCTGAGTCTGATGAGGATGTAGATT GTATGAGGCAAAAGCGAG AACACCTCGAAGCCAACGTTGAAGAAGCAGATGAGACTACGAATTTAA CTGAGGTAGAGTGA
- the LOC139552415 gene encoding uncharacterized protein isoform X7 — MRVGVPIFLFLAAAGFHTALTASLESAEKEDTFVGLEQLSNLQKRDQEEFEAAQMSEAVQDENTEEENDTLEEGMNRDGNVEADQHESESDEDVDCMRQKREHLEANVEEADETTNLTEVE, encoded by the exons ATGAGAGTCGGAGTGCCCATATTCCTCTTTTTGGCTGCAGCAGGATTCCATACTG CTCTGACCGCATCCTTGGAATCGGCAGAAAAAGAAGACACATTTG TGGGGCTGGAGCAGCTAAGCAACCTGCAAAAGAGAG ATCAGGAGGAGTTTGAAGCAGCTCAAATGAGTG AGGCTGTTCAAGATGAAAATACTG AGGAGGAGAATGACACTCTGGAAGAGGGCATGA ACAGAGACGGAAACGTTGAGGCAGACCAACATG AGTCTGAGTCTGATGAGGATGTAGATT GTATGAGGCAAAAGCGAG AACACCTCGAAGCCAACGTTGAAGAAGCAGATGAGACTACGAATTTAA CTGAGGTAGAGTGA